One window of the Granulicella arctica genome contains the following:
- a CDS encoding alkene reductase: MSDLLLTHFQSAALDLPNRVCMAPMTRGRADNPGHVPPELEVEYYTQRATAGLLITEGTHISPRANGWENVPGIYTPEQVAGWRKVTDSVHKAGGRIFCQLWHQGRISHPDLLGGELPLAPSAMTAKGVNAYLRGGYVPSPVPQAASLDEVHGMIGEFRHAAKCAAEAGFDGVEIHGANGYLVNQFLSGQSNQRTDEYGGTIENKARFLFEVLDAVGEVLPAGRIALRLSPSMNDMQGITIDPELNATFDYLVPKLSRYGLAYLHFLNPMKPVDDVPWAVADVAKHYRPMYEGTLMINSGFNFESGNKVIADGFADLVSFGRPFIANPDLVSRFRSGKKLAEGDKETFYTPGAEGYTTYPSAS, from the coding sequence ATGAGTGATTTGTTGCTAACCCATTTTCAGAGTGCTGCCCTTGATCTTCCTAACCGCGTCTGCATGGCGCCGATGACACGAGGGCGGGCGGATAATCCGGGCCACGTTCCGCCTGAACTTGAGGTGGAGTACTACACGCAGCGGGCTACGGCGGGGCTGTTGATTACGGAAGGAACGCACATCAGCCCGCGGGCGAACGGCTGGGAGAATGTTCCCGGGATCTATACGCCGGAACAGGTGGCAGGATGGCGGAAGGTTACGGATTCCGTGCACAAGGCGGGCGGGCGAATTTTCTGCCAGCTTTGGCACCAGGGGCGGATTTCGCATCCGGATCTGCTGGGCGGGGAGTTGCCGCTGGCTCCGTCGGCGATGACGGCCAAGGGCGTGAATGCGTATCTGCGGGGTGGGTATGTGCCGTCACCGGTGCCGCAGGCGGCTTCACTGGACGAGGTGCATGGGATGATTGGCGAGTTCCGTCATGCGGCGAAGTGTGCGGCTGAGGCGGGGTTCGATGGGGTGGAGATCCATGGGGCGAACGGGTACCTGGTGAATCAGTTCCTATCGGGGCAATCGAACCAGCGGACGGATGAGTATGGCGGGACGATCGAGAACAAGGCGCGGTTTCTGTTTGAGGTGCTGGATGCTGTCGGCGAGGTGCTCCCAGCGGGGAGGATTGCGCTGCGGCTATCGCCTTCTATGAACGATATGCAGGGGATCACGATCGATCCGGAGTTGAACGCTACGTTCGATTATCTTGTGCCGAAGCTGAGCCGGTATGGGCTGGCGTATCTACACTTCCTCAACCCGATGAAGCCGGTGGATGATGTGCCGTGGGCGGTAGCGGATGTGGCGAAGCACTATCGGCCGATGTATGAGGGGACGCTGATGATCAACAGCGGATTCAATTTTGAGAGTGGGAACAAGGTGATTGCGGATGGGTTCGCGGACCTGGTCTCGTTTGGGCGACCGTTCATTGCTAACCCCGACCTGGTGAGCCGCTTCCGAAGTGGGAAGAAGCTGGCGGAAGGGGATAAGGAGACGTTCTACACGCCGGGTGCGGAGGGGTATACGACCTACCCCTCCGCTTCGTAG
- the ygfZ gene encoding CAF17-like 4Fe-4S cluster assembly/insertion protein YgfZ, translating into MSLTAEIKSDAVPASQEAQLQTLLYGAGVAPLNHLGWISVTGEDRVRWLNGMVTNSIQELKPGEGNYNFILSAQGRIQGTAYAFAQPESILLQTDRTQIPGLAATLDRFIIMDDVELTDITATLTGVALVGPKAPELLAQLGLEVPGALSLQSVRWHESAVVLVGTHGPVVPRFELWTDDATAESLTAALTNAGADTATPEALESLRILEGTPLYGTDIRNTETAKELPQETAQTRALHFAKGCYLGQEIVERIRSRGNVHRTFTGFRLAGTAAPGTPIEADGKPVGELTSIAAISLPTGIQHLGLGYIRREALDRNAALTCAGIEIQAITLPVNLSS; encoded by the coding sequence ATGAGCCTGACCGCAGAAATCAAATCCGACGCCGTCCCCGCCTCACAGGAGGCGCAGCTTCAAACCCTGCTATACGGCGCTGGCGTCGCCCCGCTCAACCACCTGGGCTGGATCAGCGTGACCGGCGAAGACCGCGTCCGCTGGCTCAACGGCATGGTCACCAACTCCATTCAGGAGCTCAAGCCCGGCGAAGGTAACTACAACTTCATCCTCTCCGCCCAGGGCCGCATCCAGGGCACCGCCTACGCCTTCGCCCAGCCAGAGAGCATCCTCCTCCAGACCGACCGCACCCAGATCCCAGGCCTCGCCGCCACCCTCGACCGCTTCATCATCATGGACGACGTCGAGCTCACCGACATCACCGCAACCCTCACCGGCGTTGCCCTGGTTGGCCCGAAAGCTCCTGAGCTTCTAGCCCAGCTCGGCCTTGAAGTTCCCGGCGCTCTGTCGCTTCAAAGCGTACGTTGGCATGAATCTGCCGTCGTCCTCGTCGGCACTCATGGCCCTGTCGTTCCGCGCTTTGAACTCTGGACCGACGACGCCACCGCCGAATCCCTTACCGCCGCCCTCACCAACGCAGGCGCAGACACCGCAACTCCCGAAGCACTCGAGTCCCTCCGCATCCTCGAAGGCACACCCCTTTACGGCACCGACATTCGCAACACCGAGACAGCCAAAGAGCTCCCCCAGGAGACCGCCCAGACCCGCGCCCTTCACTTCGCCAAGGGCTGCTACCTCGGTCAGGAGATCGTCGAGCGCATCCGCTCCCGCGGCAACGTCCACCGTACCTTCACAGGCTTTCGTCTCGCCGGAACCGCCGCTCCGGGCACCCCCATCGAGGCCGACGGCAAGCCCGTAGGCGAACTCACCAGCATCGCCGCCATCTCGCTCCCAACCGGCATCCAGCACCTCGGCCTCGGCTATATTCGCCGCGAAGCCCTCGACCGTAACGCCGCCCTCACCTGCGCCGGTATCGAAATTCAAGCCATCACGCTTCCTGTAAATCTGTCATCCTGA
- a CDS encoding S-methyl-5'-thioadenosine phosphorylase: MQKAEIGIIGGSGLYAMPGLENIREERIETPFGEPSDAFVLGDLEGRKVAFLARHGRGHKLLPSELNFRANIYGMKVLGVERILSASAVGSLKEEHKPTDFVMPDQFIDRTYARISTFFGDGIVAHVGFGDPVCGTIVKTFATACETVGVVGKSGGTYVCMEGPQFSTRAESNLYRSWGADVIGMTNLQEAKLAREAEICYATMAMVTDYDCWREGHDDVTVDQVVAVLHQNAENAAKVVKAAVAGMPTERTCACASAMKYAVLTDPKAIPAATREKLSLLLGKYL; encoded by the coding sequence TTGCAGAAGGCAGAGATTGGCATTATCGGCGGCAGCGGTTTGTATGCGATGCCCGGGCTTGAGAATATTCGTGAAGAGCGCATTGAGACACCGTTTGGTGAACCATCGGATGCGTTTGTGCTTGGTGATCTTGAGGGTCGCAAGGTGGCGTTTCTTGCGCGGCATGGACGTGGACATAAGCTGCTGCCTTCGGAGCTAAATTTCCGGGCTAACATTTACGGGATGAAGGTGCTCGGTGTGGAGCGGATTCTTTCTGCGTCGGCCGTTGGATCGTTGAAGGAAGAGCACAAGCCTACAGACTTCGTGATGCCAGACCAGTTTATTGACCGTACCTATGCGCGGATCTCAACCTTCTTTGGAGATGGGATTGTGGCGCATGTTGGATTTGGCGATCCGGTGTGCGGGACGATCGTGAAGACGTTCGCAACGGCCTGTGAGACGGTGGGCGTGGTCGGCAAAAGCGGCGGGACGTATGTGTGTATGGAAGGGCCGCAGTTTTCTACGCGTGCTGAATCGAACCTCTACCGCAGTTGGGGTGCGGACGTGATTGGCATGACGAACCTGCAGGAGGCCAAGCTGGCCCGCGAGGCGGAGATCTGCTACGCGACGATGGCGATGGTGACGGACTATGACTGCTGGCGCGAGGGGCATGACGACGTGACGGTCGACCAGGTGGTGGCGGTCCTGCATCAGAATGCTGAGAACGCGGCGAAGGTTGTGAAAGCGGCGGTTGCGGGAATGCCGACGGAGCGTACGTGTGCGTGCGCTTCAGCGATGAAATATGCAGTGTTGACCGATCCGAAGGCTATACCTGCGGCTACTCGGGAGAAGCTGTCGCTGCTCCTTGGGAAGTATCTGTAG
- a CDS encoding MBL fold metallo-hydrolase, with the protein MQATLTFLGTGTSMGVPTLGCTCAVCTSTDPHNRRTRPSIRIEYDHHTVLIDTGPDFHAQALRENIRRVDAVFYTHGHADHVLGMDDLRPLSFLLKENLPLYADDSTALGLERIFNYTFKSEHRNSTSARVEIHRLDLTPGAGVPLFGAFFQRIPLLHGRLHTTGYRFGTAAYLTDMSDLPLESIPLLQDLDILIIDALRRDPHFSHSHLDKSIAFVEQLKPKRAFFTHMSHDLDHEATNAILPPNIRLAYDGLQLTFEIA; encoded by the coding sequence ATGCAGGCCACCCTCACCTTCCTCGGCACCGGCACCTCCATGGGCGTTCCCACCCTCGGCTGCACCTGCGCCGTCTGCACCTCCACCGACCCCCATAATCGCCGCACCCGACCCTCCATCCGCATCGAGTACGACCACCACACCGTCCTCATCGACACCGGCCCCGACTTCCACGCCCAGGCCCTCCGCGAAAACATCCGCCGCGTCGACGCCGTCTTCTACACCCACGGCCACGCCGATCACGTCCTCGGCATGGATGACCTTCGTCCCCTCTCCTTTCTCCTCAAGGAAAACCTGCCCCTCTACGCCGACGACTCCACCGCCCTGGGCCTCGAGCGCATCTTCAACTACACCTTCAAGTCCGAGCATCGCAACTCCACCAGCGCCCGCGTCGAGATCCACCGCCTCGACCTCACCCCCGGCGCCGGTGTCCCGCTCTTTGGAGCCTTCTTCCAGCGCATCCCTCTCCTCCACGGGCGCCTTCACACTACCGGCTATCGTTTCGGAACCGCCGCCTACCTCACCGACATGAGCGACCTTCCGCTGGAGAGCATTCCCCTCCTCCAGGATTTAGACATCCTCATCATCGACGCGCTCCGTCGCGATCCGCACTTCAGCCACTCACACCTCGACAAATCCATAGCCTTCGTCGAACAGCTCAAGCCCAAACGCGCCTTCTTCACCCACATGAGTCACGACCTCGATCACGAAGCCACCAACGCCATCCTTCCGCCCAACATCCGCCTCGCCTACGACGGCCTCCAACTCACCTTCGAGATCGCCTGA
- a CDS encoding oxidoreductase, giving the protein MTAPSRTIRVGLIGYGYAGKTLHAPLIRSIPGFALTVVGSSKPEAVHASIPEANVCTPDEVPTHPDVDLVVIATPNTSHYPLAATALRAGKDVVLDKPFTVTLAEARSLAEIAKQHNRLLSVFHNRRWDSEILATQSILASGVLGEVSHYECHMDRFRPIIRQRWREDAGPGAGLWFDLGPHLIDQTLFLFGLPTAVNASFATLRRTPDGQPGQTEDWAHIQLLYPNLRVILHATLLAAGTGPRTTVHGTLGSWMKYGLDVQEDQLKAGLSPNDPAFGVDPDQSILIDGATGTRTLIPAPPANQQGYYVDIRDAILTHQPPAISTHDAVAVMAILETSFASGAQGKTLPIPLTPEEQADWA; this is encoded by the coding sequence ATGACCGCACCCAGTCGCACGATTCGAGTAGGCCTGATCGGCTACGGTTACGCCGGCAAGACCCTCCACGCTCCCCTCATCCGCTCCATTCCCGGCTTCGCCCTCACCGTAGTCGGCTCAAGCAAGCCCGAAGCCGTCCACGCATCGATCCCCGAAGCCAATGTCTGCACCCCTGACGAGGTCCCGACCCACCCCGACGTCGACCTCGTCGTCATCGCCACCCCAAACACCTCGCACTATCCCCTCGCCGCAACCGCTCTCCGCGCCGGTAAAGACGTCGTCCTCGACAAGCCCTTCACCGTCACTCTGGCTGAAGCTCGCTCCCTCGCCGAGATCGCAAAGCAGCACAACCGCCTCCTCTCCGTCTTCCACAATCGCCGCTGGGACAGCGAAATCCTCGCCACACAATCCATCCTCGCCTCCGGCGTCTTAGGCGAAGTCTCCCACTACGAGTGCCACATGGACCGCTTCCGCCCCATCATCCGCCAACGCTGGCGCGAGGACGCCGGCCCCGGTGCCGGCCTCTGGTTCGACCTCGGCCCCCACCTCATCGACCAGACCCTCTTTCTCTTCGGACTCCCCACCGCCGTTAACGCCAGCTTCGCCACCCTCCGCCGCACCCCCGACGGCCAACCCGGCCAGACCGAGGACTGGGCCCACATCCAACTCCTCTACCCAAACCTCCGCGTCATCCTCCACGCCACCCTGCTCGCCGCCGGAACCGGCCCCCGCACCACGGTCCACGGCACCCTCGGCAGCTGGATGAAATACGGCTTGGACGTGCAGGAGGATCAGCTCAAAGCTGGCCTCTCCCCTAACGACCCCGCGTTCGGCGTCGACCCCGACCAAAGCATCCTCATCGACGGAGCCACCGGCACCCGCACCCTCATCCCCGCCCCACCCGCCAACCAGCAGGGCTACTACGTCGACATCCGCGACGCCATCCTCACCCACCAACCCCCAGCCATCTCCACCCACGACGCCGTAGCCGTGATGGCCATCCTCGAAACCTCCTTCGCCTCCGGAGCCCAGGGCAAAACCCTCCCCATCCCACTAACCCCCGAAGAACAAGCCGACTGGGCCTGA
- the ribF gene encoding riboflavin biosynthesis protein RibF — MKIFHTLAELADYGPTIATIGNFDGVHRGHCWVIAEVIARARTLNQRSLAITFDPHPARVLRPEAPPALITPLSRKLELLAATGIDATLVLPFDDTFSRLSARTFADTVLKQAARATEVHEGENFRFGYQAESGIDGLQQLGAEFDFKVRVFAPQILRQQVVSSSRIRKLIAAGEVASVRALLGRPFSIDSTPAPGRGYGTRFTVPTINLAPYPELLPANGVYVTTLQVGTELFEAVTNIGNRPTFGADSFTVESHLLNFHPIALDEATPLRLTFLKRLRPEIRWPNPEALKAQIGLDVAQAKRLFHLCKLITTA; from the coding sequence ATGAAAATCTTCCACACCCTCGCAGAACTCGCGGACTACGGCCCCACCATCGCCACCATCGGCAACTTCGACGGCGTCCACCGTGGCCACTGCTGGGTCATCGCAGAGGTCATCGCCCGCGCTCGCACCCTCAATCAGAGATCCCTCGCCATCACCTTCGACCCGCACCCGGCCCGCGTCCTTCGTCCCGAAGCGCCGCCTGCCCTCATCACCCCACTCTCTCGCAAGCTCGAACTCCTCGCAGCCACCGGCATCGACGCCACCCTCGTCCTCCCCTTCGACGACACCTTCTCCCGCCTCTCCGCTCGCACCTTCGCCGACACCGTCCTCAAGCAGGCAGCCCGCGCCACCGAGGTCCACGAGGGTGAAAACTTCCGCTTCGGCTATCAGGCCGAGTCCGGCATCGACGGCCTCCAGCAGCTAGGCGCCGAGTTCGACTTCAAGGTCCGCGTCTTCGCCCCGCAGATCCTCCGCCAACAGGTTGTCTCCTCAAGCCGCATCCGCAAACTCATCGCCGCAGGCGAAGTAGCATCGGTCCGCGCGCTCCTCGGCCGCCCCTTCTCCATCGACAGCACACCCGCCCCCGGTCGCGGCTACGGCACCCGCTTCACCGTCCCCACCATCAATCTCGCCCCGTACCCGGAACTCCTCCCCGCCAATGGCGTCTACGTCACCACCCTCCAGGTCGGAACAGAACTCTTCGAAGCCGTCACCAACATCGGCAACCGCCCCACCTTCGGTGCCGACTCCTTCACCGTAGAGTCCCACCTCCTCAACTTTCACCCCATCGCCCTCGACGAAGCCACGCCCCTCCGCCTGACCTTCCTCAAGCGTCTCCGCCCGGAGATCCGCTGGCCCAATCCCGAAGCCCTCAAAGCGCAAATCGGCCTCGACGTCGCTCAGGCAAAACGCCTCTTCCATCTCTGCAAGCTCATCACCACCGCGTAA
- a CDS encoding DUF1844 domain-containing protein, with translation MSEQNKPFVVTDRRKFTLDGEPRPDADPSPEREPRPEHAIPSGPEPVAAPTPISAADDTPGVEPPATDQQEDLPPALTPEQTSQAKFAYEQTADRLDVAIRAANPGMDHLPQMTFDGLVQSVYMTAVMQLGGNTPEGEQPRVDLMGARQSIDMLAVLEDKTANNLSEAETRLLESAIFELRVAFLEVTQALSRSAASKAQGTPGRPGQSGPSIVR, from the coding sequence ATGTCCGAGCAAAATAAGCCCTTCGTCGTCACCGACCGCCGCAAGTTCACCCTCGACGGCGAACCCCGCCCCGACGCTGACCCCTCCCCCGAGCGTGAGCCCCGCCCTGAGCACGCCATCCCCTCTGGTCCCGAGCCCGTCGCCGCACCGACACCGATCTCCGCAGCCGATGACACCCCCGGCGTCGAGCCGCCAGCCACCGATCAGCAGGAAGATCTGCCGCCCGCCCTCACCCCCGAGCAGACTAGCCAGGCCAAGTTCGCCTACGAGCAGACCGCCGATCGCCTCGACGTAGCCATTCGCGCCGCCAACCCCGGCATGGACCATCTCCCCCAGATGACCTTCGACGGCCTCGTCCAGTCCGTCTACATGACGGCCGTCATGCAGCTCGGCGGCAACACCCCCGAAGGCGAGCAGCCGCGCGTCGACCTCATGGGAGCCCGCCAGAGCATCGACATGCTCGCCGTCCTCGAAGATAAGACCGCTAACAATCTCTCCGAGGCCGAAACCCGCCTCCTCGAAAGCGCCATCTTCGAGCTGCGCGTAGCCTTCCTCGAAGTGACCCAGGCTCTCTCCCGCTCTGCCGCGTCCAAAGCCCAGGGAACCCCTGGTCGCCCCGGTCAAAGCGGCCCCAGCATCGTCCGCTAA
- a CDS encoding glutathione peroxidase, which translates to MRKFCLTLLLCITTAAIAGSVKQVYTYKLKTIDGDPTTLARYQGKVLLLVNVASACGYTPQYTALESVYEKYKDRGLVVVGIPANNFANQESGTDAEIKTFCNRKYHVTFPIMSKVSVLGADKTPLYQYLTDKTANPTIGGDIKWNFTKFLIARNGSPITRFEPATTPDSPEVIAAIESALK; encoded by the coding sequence GTGCGCAAGTTCTGTCTTACCCTTCTCCTCTGCATAACTACCGCTGCCATCGCCGGTTCAGTCAAGCAGGTCTACACCTACAAGCTCAAAACCATCGACGGCGATCCCACCACACTCGCCAGGTATCAGGGCAAGGTTCTCCTCCTCGTCAACGTCGCCAGCGCCTGCGGTTATACCCCGCAATACACCGCGCTCGAGTCCGTTTATGAGAAGTACAAGGATCGCGGCCTCGTCGTCGTCGGCATTCCCGCCAACAACTTCGCCAACCAGGAGTCAGGGACCGACGCCGAGATCAAGACCTTCTGCAACCGCAAATATCACGTCACCTTCCCCATCATGTCGAAGGTCTCCGTGCTCGGCGCAGACAAGACCCCGCTCTACCAGTACCTCACCGACAAGACCGCAAACCCCACCATCGGCGGCGACATCAAGTGGAACTTCACCAAGTTCCTCATCGCCCGCAACGGCTCACCCATCACCCGCTTCGAGCCGGCCACGACCCCGGACTCACCCGAGGTCATCGCCGCAATCGAATCAGCCCTCAAGTAA
- a CDS encoding PfkB family carbohydrate kinase, with product MAILVVGSVAFDSIETPHGKVDHVLGGAATHFSLAASFFTDVRVIGVVGEDFTPADEAVMTRRGVNTLGIEHAAGLSFHWTGEYSGSLNEAKTLGTDLNVFATFEPKIPSAYQDSEYLFLANIDPVLQARVRKQMPGVKMVCGDTMNYWIADHGANLAVVLRELDVLLINDGEARMLSGEQNPVKAAHAVMAMGPKALVVKHGEYGATAFFSDRAFAGVESVTVPFRAPALPMSEVVDPTGAGDSFAGGFYGYIASQPKLTPTVFRTAMFYGGVMGSFAVEKFGTERLQALTREEIEERFRLFREMSHLEASVA from the coding sequence ATGGCGATTCTGGTGGTTGGTTCGGTGGCGTTCGACAGCATTGAGACGCCGCATGGCAAGGTGGATCATGTTCTTGGGGGGGCGGCTACGCACTTCTCACTGGCCGCAAGCTTCTTTACCGACGTGCGCGTGATCGGGGTGGTCGGCGAGGACTTTACGCCAGCCGACGAGGCTGTGATGACGCGGCGTGGAGTCAACACACTTGGCATTGAGCATGCTGCCGGGTTGAGCTTTCATTGGACGGGCGAGTACTCGGGCAGCTTGAATGAGGCGAAGACGCTGGGTACGGACCTGAATGTCTTTGCTACGTTCGAGCCGAAGATTCCGTCGGCTTACCAGGATAGTGAGTACCTGTTTCTGGCGAACATCGACCCCGTGTTGCAGGCGCGTGTGCGGAAGCAGATGCCGGGCGTGAAGATGGTCTGCGGCGATACGATGAACTACTGGATTGCGGATCATGGCGCGAATCTTGCGGTGGTGTTGCGCGAGTTGGATGTGCTACTGATCAATGATGGCGAGGCGCGGATGTTGTCGGGTGAGCAGAACCCGGTGAAGGCGGCGCACGCTGTGATGGCGATGGGACCGAAGGCGCTGGTGGTGAAGCATGGCGAATACGGGGCTACGGCGTTCTTCAGCGATCGGGCGTTTGCTGGTGTCGAGAGCGTGACGGTGCCGTTCCGTGCACCAGCGCTGCCGATGTCGGAGGTGGTTGATCCAACGGGTGCTGGTGATTCGTTTGCGGGCGGGTTCTATGGGTACATTGCTTCGCAGCCCAAGCTGACACCTACCGTGTTTCGGACGGCGATGTTTTATGGCGGCGTGATGGGTTCATTCGCGGTCGAGAAGTTTGGCACGGAACGGCTGCAGGCGCTGACGCGTGAAGAGATCGAGGAGCGCTTCCGGCTCTTCCGGGAGATGTCGCATCTTGAAGCCTCGGTCGCCTAG
- a CDS encoding alpha/beta fold hydrolase yields MKLLSKLILLVSCALGIAISITGCRHQAQDITGNWQGTITPPQGRPQRMILQVMRDDHGDLRARIYSIDQGPTGDWADSFSVQNSAVKFFVGMVGLTYEGTLNPDHDTITGIWIQRGRTPFTFQKATSKTAWSIPSDPVSHHVEFVTVQSGVKLEVLDWGGTGLPLIFVPAMGDTAHAFESFAPKFVGRYHVYGITPRGFGESSYPTPNRENYAADRLGDDVLTVMSTLNINKPVLISHSIGGEILSSLGSRYPARVRGLIYMESSGYYMHYDAALGDTQLDLLDAQDKIESILPYDPTAPKESVEKLLASLPQLEKDLRAELQMKQDIPPQPQDSSLPPPPPSAFSATFNGEQKYMKIPVPILAFFAVPHDETLPADPAHHAAAIAFELKRSTDMANAFEKDVPSAKVVRLPNANHYIFRTNEAEVLRDMNDFLDKLP; encoded by the coding sequence ATGAAACTGCTATCGAAGCTGATTCTGCTGGTCAGTTGCGCACTTGGAATCGCGATCTCCATCACCGGATGCCGCCACCAAGCACAGGACATCACCGGCAACTGGCAGGGAACCATTACGCCACCACAGGGAAGACCGCAACGGATGATTCTCCAGGTGATGCGCGATGACCATGGAGATCTGAGAGCAAGAATCTACAGCATCGATCAAGGACCTACGGGCGACTGGGCAGATTCGTTCAGCGTGCAGAACTCCGCCGTAAAATTTTTCGTCGGTATGGTTGGACTCACATATGAAGGCACCCTGAATCCGGACCATGACACCATTACCGGTATATGGATTCAGAGGGGACGCACTCCATTCACTTTCCAGAAAGCCACCAGCAAGACCGCGTGGTCCATTCCGTCCGATCCTGTCTCGCACCATGTGGAGTTCGTCACGGTCCAATCCGGTGTAAAGCTAGAAGTGCTTGACTGGGGTGGCACCGGTCTGCCTCTCATTTTTGTACCCGCGATGGGCGACACGGCGCATGCCTTCGAGAGCTTCGCACCAAAGTTTGTCGGCAGGTACCATGTCTACGGCATCACGCCTCGCGGTTTCGGCGAGTCGAGCTACCCTACCCCCAACCGCGAGAACTATGCTGCGGATCGCCTCGGTGATGACGTTCTCACCGTTATGTCTACTCTGAACATCAACAAACCTGTTCTCATCAGCCACTCTATTGGCGGTGAAATCCTCAGTTCTCTTGGGAGTCGTTATCCCGCTAGAGTTCGGGGCCTTATCTACATGGAATCCAGTGGCTACTATATGCACTACGATGCTGCGCTTGGCGATACGCAGCTTGATCTGCTCGATGCCCAAGATAAGATCGAGAGCATCCTGCCATATGACCCCACCGCTCCAAAGGAGTCCGTCGAGAAGTTGCTTGCGTCACTTCCTCAACTAGAGAAAGATTTGAGGGCCGAGTTGCAAATGAAGCAGGACATCCCTCCGCAACCTCAAGACTCTTCTTTACCGCCCCCGCCTCCCAGTGCCTTTTCCGCCACATTCAACGGCGAACAGAAATATATGAAGATTCCAGTGCCGATCCTCGCTTTCTTCGCGGTGCCGCACGATGAAACACTCCCTGCCGATCCCGCCCATCACGCTGCGGCCATCGCTTTTGAACTCAAGCGAAGCACCGACATGGCGAATGCATTCGAGAAAGACGTCCCATCGGCAAAGGTAGTCCGGCTACCAAACGCAAATCACTATATCTTTCGCACCAACGAAGCAGAGGTACTACGTGACATGAACGACTTTCTCGACAAGCTGCCGTGA